A single region of the Brassica rapa cultivar Chiifu-401-42 chromosome A03, CAAS_Brap_v3.01, whole genome shotgun sequence genome encodes:
- the LOC103861814 gene encoding protein ULTRAPETALA 1 has product MTLGLERVSEYLTDIDVNDVVTWLLLQEMSGVNVGGGYVEVMCGCTSHRYGDAIAKLRVFPNGNLEITCECTPGCDEDKLTPAAFEKHSGRETAKKWKNNVWVINGGEKVPLSKTVLLKYYNEALKKCNRSNRSQGSKVLHRDEFVGCIECGKERRFRLRSRDECLLHHNAMVDPNWKCSDFPYDKITCEAEEERGSRKVYRGCTRSPTCKGCTSCVCFGCELCRFPDCTCQMCVDFTSNVKA; this is encoded by the exons CTGCAAGAGATGAGTGGGGTCAATGTTGGAGGCGGTTACGTTGAGGTCATGTGTGGTTGTACTAGCCACCGGTACGGTGATGCCATTGCTAAACTTAGGGTTTTCCCCAACGGCAATCTCGAAATCACCTGTGAATGCACGCCCGGCTGTGATgaag ACAAGTTAACACCAGCTGCGTTTGAGAAGCATTCTGGCAGAGAAACGGCTAAGAAATGGAAGAACAATGTGTGGGTTATCAATGGAGGCGAAAAGGTTCCATTATCAAAGACAGTATTGCTCAAATACTACAACGAAGCATTAAAGAAGTGCAATAGATCAAACAGATCACAAGGCAGCAAAGTATTACATAGAGATGAGTTTGTTGGATGCATCGAATGTGGTAAGGAGAGGAGGTTCAGGTTGAGGAGCAGAGACGAATGCCTCTTGCACCACAACGCAATGGTGGATCCAAACTGGAAATGCTCAGACTTTCCATATGACAA GATAACATGTGAGGCAGAGGAAGAGAGAGGAAGCAGGAAAGTGTATAGAGGTTGCACACGTTCACCAACTTGCAAAGGCTGCACTTCTTGCGTCTGCTTTGGCTGCGAGTTATGCCGTTTCCCTGATTGTACTTGCCAGATGTGTGTTGACTTCACCAGCAATGTCAAAGCTTGA